A single region of the Sphaerodactylus townsendi isolate TG3544 unplaced genomic scaffold, MPM_Stown_v2.3 scaffold_559, whole genome shotgun sequence genome encodes:
- the PTGIR gene encoding prostacyclin receptor yields MSPPTSLTLRASSDPEPPSGNCSGITFLREDGDPVVSSLMFAAGVVGNVAALAILGVHRKELRTKTSAFCILVTGLALTDLLGTCVLSPVVFVAYSRNATLLGMVDGKSWLCNLFAFTMMFFSLAAMMILCTMAVERCLAISYPYFYSQHNIRRWTKLALLAIYAFSTFFCALPFLKVGKYKQYCPGTWCFVHMDKRYDVAFSLSYATFMALLILAIFVCNALVSISLCQMYLKQKARRRGSINVAQRRRKSWFSHGEEEVDHLVLLALMTVIFVICSLPLT; encoded by the coding sequence ATGAGTCCCCCGACCTCTCTGACCCTCAGAGCATCCTCCGACCCCGAGCCTCCCAGCGGCAACTGCAGCGGCATCACCTTCTTGCGGGAAGATGGCGACCCGGTGGTGAGCTCGCTGATGTTCGCGGCCGGCGTGGTCGGCAACGTGGCGGCCCTGGCCATCCTGGGGGTCCACCGGAAGGAGCTGCGCACCAAGACCTCCGCCTTCTGCATCCTGGTGACCGGCCTGGCCCTCACGGACCTCCTGGGCACCTGCGTCCTCAGCCCCGTGGTCTTTGTGGCCTACTCGCGCAACGCCACGCTGCTGGGGATGGTGGACGGCAAGAGCTGGCTGTGCAACCTCTTTGCCTTCACCATGATGTTCTTCAGCCTGGCCGCCATGATGATTCTGTGCACCATGGCGGTGGAGCGGTGCCTGGCCATCAGCTACCCCTACTTCTACTCGCAGCACAACATACGGCGCTGGACGAAGTTGGCCCTGCTCGCCATCTACGCCTTCAGCACCTTCTTCTGCGCCTTGCCCTTCCTGAAGGTGGGGAAGTACAAGCAGTACTGCCCGGGCACCTGGTGCTTCGTCCACATGGACAAGCGCTATGACGTGGCCTTCTCCCTGTCCTACGCCACCTTCATGGCCCTCCTCATCCTCGCCATCTTCGTCTGCAATGCCCTGGTGAGCATCAGCCTGTGCCAGATGTACCTCAAGCAGAAGGCCCGCAGGCGGGGCTCCATCAACGTGGCCCAGCGCCGGCGCAAGAGCTGGTTCAGCCACGGGGAAGAGGAAGTGGACCACCTGGTCTTGCTGGCGCTCATGACGGTCATCTTTGTCATCTGCTCCTTGCCTCTCACG